The Desulfobaculum bizertense DSM 18034 genome includes a region encoding these proteins:
- a CDS encoding ParA family protein, producing MGAQVLAIANQKGGVGKTTTALSLGAALVREGKRALVIDMDPHACASIHLAHYPEEIEASVLDIFYADESDAGMIWPEIIHHEEGPGFDFVPASIRLSDLEVDLKERQGRGGIFRRAILCIENDYDYIVLDCPPHVGVLLVNALVSANLVIIPIQTDFLALHGLRLLFDTMGTLNKVLVHPLQFMTLGTMFDRRAGACRRVLNLLRKKMKSRVFDTVINLDTNFREASAKGKVIYEISPKSRGALEYTLLAKEIIKDEIS from the coding sequence GTGGGGGCGCAAGTTCTTGCCATAGCAAACCAAAAGGGCGGCGTTGGAAAGACGACGACGGCGCTGAGCCTTGGAGCTGCGCTGGTGCGCGAAGGCAAGAGGGCGCTTGTGATTGATATGGACCCCCATGCCTGCGCGTCAATACACCTCGCACACTACCCGGAAGAGATTGAGGCTTCGGTGCTGGATATCTTTTACGCAGACGAGAGCGATGCAGGGATGATCTGGCCTGAGATTATTCACCACGAGGAAGGCCCGGGCTTTGATTTTGTTCCGGCGAGCATCCGCCTTTCTGATCTTGAGGTGGACCTGAAAGAGCGTCAGGGGCGGGGTGGTATTTTTCGTCGGGCCATTTTATGCATAGAGAATGATTACGACTATATTGTTCTGGACTGCCCGCCTCATGTGGGGGTGCTTCTGGTGAACGCTTTAGTCTCGGCAAACCTTGTCATCATTCCAATCCAGACGGATTTTTTGGCTCTTCATGGGCTGCGACTACTTTTTGACACAATGGGGACCTTAAACAAGGTTCTGGTGCATCCGCTCCAGTTCATGACGCTTGGGACGATGTTTGATCGTCGGGCAGGGGCCTGCCGTCGTGTTTTGAATTTGTTGCGAAAAAAGATGAAAAGTCGGGTTTTTGATACGGTCATCAACCTTGATACGAATTTTCGAGAGGCGAGCGCCAAGGGCAAGGTGATTTATGAAATCAGTCCGAAGTCACGGGGCGCGCTAGAATACACGCTGTTAGCCAAGGAGATCATAAAAGATGAAATCTCCTGA
- a CDS encoding chemotaxis protein CheA, whose protein sequence is MNQEFMDPEIFSDFIIEAKEHLETIEPNLLELESNPEDLDLLNEIFRPMHSLKGASGFLGLDKINMVAHRAENVLDELRKGKMKTTSHIMDVILNATDVLRTMIENLETEESEGDVDISPIVGKLDALMKEQAGGASASAPEAASAQPAAPVSAAPAPSAPEAEAAGDLAVAERPEPENSPVAESLEAYALSVSTHEHLTDFVEEAQEIVQNLNQSLLGLEQLDEPQETVNDIFRYFHNLKGNSGIVGYSELNALTHEAESLLNKVRHKDIAVSHELVDLLLQVADVIESLVNGVNIESGEVTPVGTAELLARLQLASQTGTVTAQEAPVAKSESAAQGGKAEDVLSETEESGLDGVDPEDVKIFLDTVRQQQEAIHLALVELEKDSGQQNYVDALYRSLVTVQNSTGYMGFDDISLNAKRTAGLVDQARNSDMDFGLMIDILKQECSIISDQIKATVEVLKVQFEKAEEEAAAPEPATSAPVVDESPVLKETAESAQSAQPSAETASPAKDEAPAPEAAKKPAKKAGKKPVESSKRNKAKISTIRVDHDKLDHLMNLIGELIINRNRFAMLARHLEEGGEQLDIQDVASNLTETTYAMARISDDLQDTIMKVRMMPVKTVFTRFPRLVRDLSRKSQKAVELITEGEETEMDKSVIEEIGDPLVHLLRNAVDHGLEPPEERLRLGKPETGRVWLRAYHAGNSVNIEVQDDGRGIDPQRMREVGVRKGIVTEEEAKNLDDQQAIELIFAPGFSGAEKVTDISGRGVGMDVVKTNIKNLKGSININTEIGKGTCFTLSLPLTLAIIDALMVTVSGQTYAIPLESVSETTKLDADILTEVNGRKAVTMRDEVLGIMELSEILELDPNLEEREQLPVVVIQDGNRRLGLIVDSLLERQEIVIKPLGAYLGDKEGISGATIMGDGSVVLILDPHEIYRMSMRVI, encoded by the coding sequence ATGAATCAGGAGTTCATGGATCCTGAAATTTTTTCAGATTTTATCATTGAGGCCAAAGAGCACCTGGAAACGATTGAGCCGAATCTTTTGGAGCTGGAAAGTAATCCGGAAGATCTGGACTTGCTCAATGAAATTTTTCGCCCGATGCATTCCCTAAAGGGAGCGTCTGGTTTTTTGGGGCTGGATAAAATCAACATGGTTGCTCACCGGGCAGAAAATGTTCTGGATGAGTTGCGCAAAGGCAAAATGAAAACCACGTCGCACATTATGGACGTGATTCTGAATGCGACTGATGTTTTGCGAACCATGATTGAGAATCTGGAGACTGAAGAGAGCGAAGGCGATGTCGACATTAGTCCGATTGTTGGCAAGCTGGATGCCTTGATGAAGGAGCAGGCTGGAGGAGCTTCGGCTTCTGCACCGGAAGCCGCGTCAGCACAGCCTGCCGCGCCAGTTTCTGCGGCGCCGGCACCTTCTGCTCCAGAGGCCGAGGCTGCCGGAGATCTTGCCGTTGCCGAGCGCCCGGAACCAGAGAACAGCCCTGTTGCTGAAAGCCTTGAGGCGTATGCCCTGTCTGTTTCGACCCATGAGCACCTGACTGATTTTGTGGAAGAGGCGCAGGAGATTGTCCAGAATCTGAACCAGTCACTGCTTGGTCTGGAACAGCTGGATGAGCCTCAGGAAACTGTGAACGATATTTTCCGGTATTTCCACAACCTCAAGGGAAACAGTGGAATCGTTGGATATTCCGAGCTGAACGCCCTGACTCATGAGGCAGAAAGCCTGCTCAACAAGGTACGCCACAAAGATATTGCGGTGAGCCATGAGCTGGTTGATTTGCTGCTCCAGGTGGCGGACGTTATTGAGTCGCTGGTCAATGGCGTGAACATTGAAAGCGGCGAAGTGACTCCTGTTGGCACTGCTGAGCTGCTTGCCCGTTTGCAGCTGGCCTCGCAGACCGGAACCGTGACTGCACAGGAAGCACCTGTTGCCAAGTCTGAAAGCGCAGCGCAGGGTGGCAAGGCCGAGGACGTTCTGAGTGAAACAGAAGAGTCTGGTCTGGATGGGGTGGACCCGGAAGACGTGAAGATTTTTCTTGATACGGTTCGCCAGCAGCAGGAAGCCATTCATCTGGCCCTTGTAGAGCTGGAAAAGGACTCTGGGCAACAGAATTATGTTGATGCCCTGTATCGCTCGCTGGTGACGGTGCAGAATTCCACGGGCTATATGGGCTTTGACGACATAAGCCTGAACGCCAAGCGTACAGCCGGTCTGGTTGATCAGGCACGAAATTCAGATATGGATTTTGGCTTGATGATCGACATCCTGAAACAGGAATGCTCTATCATTTCTGATCAGATTAAAGCCACGGTGGAAGTGCTCAAGGTACAGTTTGAGAAGGCGGAAGAAGAGGCTGCGGCCCCAGAACCGGCTACTTCGGCTCCTGTTGTGGATGAGTCCCCAGTGCTGAAAGAGACGGCAGAGTCTGCTCAGAGCGCACAGCCGTCTGCTGAGACAGCATCCCCGGCAAAGGATGAAGCTCCAGCCCCTGAGGCTGCGAAGAAACCTGCCAAGAAAGCCGGGAAAAAGCCTGTTGAAAGCAGCAAGCGAAACAAAGCAAAAATTTCGACTATCCGTGTGGATCATGACAAGCTCGACCACCTGATGAATTTGATTGGTGAGCTTATCATTAACCGCAACCGTTTTGCTATGCTGGCCCGCCATCTGGAAGAGGGCGGAGAGCAGCTAGACATTCAGGACGTGGCTTCGAATTTGACCGAAACCACCTATGCAATGGCCCGTATTTCTGATGACCTTCAGGATACAATTATGAAGGTCAGAATGATGCCAGTGAAAACGGTCTTTACCCGTTTCCCTCGTTTGGTGCGTGATTTGTCCCGCAAGAGCCAAAAGGCTGTGGAGCTGATTACCGAGGGCGAGGAAACAGAAATGGACAAGAGCGTTATTGAGGAGATCGGCGATCCGCTGGTGCACCTCTTGCGTAACGCTGTTGACCACGGACTGGAGCCGCCGGAAGAGCGTCTTCGTCTTGGCAAGCCTGAGACCGGGCGTGTGTGGCTGCGAGCCTATCACGCAGGAAATTCGGTCAACATCGAAGTTCAGGATGATGGTCGTGGCATTGACCCGCAGCGTATGCGCGAGGTTGGTGTTCGCAAGGGGATTGTGACCGAAGAGGAAGCAAAGAACCTTGACGATCAGCAGGCCATTGAGCTGATTTTTGCACCGGGATTCTCTGGGGCAGAAAAGGTGACGGATATTTCTGGCCGTGGTGTGGGCATGGATGTTGTCAAAACCAACATCAAGAATCTGAAAGGCTCAATTAATATCAATACGGAAATTGGCAAGGGAACCTGTTTTACCCTGTCCCTGCCGCTGACCTTGGCTATTATTGATGCTCTGATGGTGACGGTGTCTGGACAGACCTATGCGATTCCGCTGGAATCTGTGTCTGAGACGACCAAGCTGGATGCTGATATCCTTACCGAAGTGAATGGCCGCAAGGCTGTGACTATGCGGGATGAAGTGCTCGGCATTATGGAGCTGTCCGAGATTCTGGAGCTTGATCCAAACCTTGAGGAGCGCGAGCAGCTCCCTGTGGTGGTGATTCAGGACGGGAATCGACGTCTTGGGCTTATTGTTGATAGCCTTCTGGAACGTCAGGAAATTGTTATTAAGCCTCTTGGGGCGTACCTTGGCGACAAGGAGGGGATTTCTGGGGCAACGATCATGGGTGACGGCTCTGTCGTACTCATTCTTGATCCTCATGAAATCTACCGCATGTCGATGCGCGTTATCTAA
- a CDS encoding CheR family methyltransferase yields MSALFTHSATLKKDFVISAEEFTQLRDFIYSKSGIFIADNRKYLLENRLRNRLKELNLKSFSEYYYFLQYDMQRRKELTKLFEVVTTNETSFYRNPPQLDVFQKNVLKELVEEQRRKGEKRIRIWSAGCSTGEEPYTTAMQLHEVLRSEIAAWDIRITANDLSDAVLAAARRGVYSEYSLRTTPKEFIPRYFENENGKYKIKPSVKRLVTFGQINLSDRMQLKRVERSHIVFCRNVIIYFDDIMKKKVINSFYDNLLAGGYLLIGHSESLHNISRAFKPVHYPGAIIYRKL; encoded by the coding sequence ATGTCAGCGCTGTTTACTCATTCTGCTACTCTCAAGAAGGATTTTGTCATCTCTGCGGAGGAATTTACCCAGCTTCGTGATTTCATTTACTCCAAAAGCGGAATTTTCATCGCTGATAATCGGAAATATTTGCTGGAAAATCGTCTTCGGAATAGACTCAAGGAGCTGAATCTTAAAAGCTTTAGTGAGTATTATTACTTTTTGCAGTATGACATGCAGCGTCGCAAAGAGTTGACCAAGCTCTTTGAGGTCGTGACGACCAACGAAACAAGCTTTTATCGCAATCCGCCGCAGCTTGATGTCTTTCAGAAGAACGTGTTGAAAGAACTCGTCGAGGAGCAGCGCAGAAAAGGCGAAAAGCGGATTCGTATTTGGTCTGCAGGGTGCTCCACAGGTGAGGAACCCTACACCACCGCGATGCAGCTTCACGAAGTCCTGCGTTCCGAAATTGCCGCGTGGGATATTCGCATCACTGCGAACGATCTCTCTGACGCGGTGCTCGCTGCGGCCCGGCGTGGTGTCTATTCTGAGTATTCTCTCCGAACGACTCCCAAGGAATTCATTCCTCGCTATTTTGAGAATGAAAATGGAAAGTACAAGATTAAGCCCTCTGTGAAACGGCTCGTGACTTTCGGGCAGATCAACCTGAGCGACAGGATGCAGCTCAAGCGCGTTGAACGGTCGCACATCGTTTTTTGCCGAAATGTCATCATCTATTTTGACGACATTATGAAAAAAAAGGTCATTAACTCCTTTTACGACAACTTGCTCGCTGGTGGGTACTTGCTCATTGGACACTCAGAATCGTTGCACAATATATCAAGAGCATTTAAACCTGTGCATTACCCCGGCGCTATTATTTATCGAAAATTATAG
- a CDS encoding protein-glutamate methylesterase/protein-glutamine glutaminase translates to MVRVVVVDDSAFMRKAIQTMLDKDPEIRVVATARDGREGVEKVRLHQPDVVTLDIEMPRMDGLTALRHIMMEMPRPVLMVSSLTTEGAEATLKAMELGAVDFIPKQLSRVSLDIIKIEEDLRRKVKTVARRRFRAPVARRAARPGNTPTRSRRAARPRPSGAPRRDVVAIGVSTGGPPAVQKLLSRLPADFPAGILIAQHMPAAFTGPFAKRLNGVCPLPVKEAEHGERFAPGHVYVAQGGKHLRIVQKVSRIDIEVSERPSSALYKPSANELMTSVAEGVGRRALGVILTGMGNDGRDGIRVVKQRGGRVLAQNDSSCVVYGMPKAVVDAGLADEIVDIEDMADAIVENIYR, encoded by the coding sequence GTGGTTCGGGTTGTCGTTGTGGATGATTCTGCTTTCATGAGAAAAGCCATCCAAACCATGCTGGATAAAGATCCAGAAATTCGTGTTGTCGCAACTGCCCGCGACGGACGGGAGGGCGTTGAAAAAGTACGCCTGCACCAGCCCGATGTCGTCACTCTCGACATCGAAATGCCGCGCATGGATGGGCTGACCGCTCTGAGACACATTATGATGGAGATGCCTCGGCCTGTGTTGATGGTCAGCTCGCTGACAACAGAAGGCGCTGAGGCAACACTCAAAGCTATGGAGCTTGGGGCAGTGGATTTTATCCCGAAACAGCTTTCCAGAGTCTCTCTCGATATTATTAAAATCGAAGAGGATCTGCGTCGAAAAGTGAAAACTGTTGCCCGAAGACGCTTTCGTGCCCCGGTTGCACGACGCGCTGCGCGTCCGGGAAACACTCCCACCCGTTCCAGACGGGCCGCTCGACCTCGCCCTTCGGGAGCACCCCGGCGTGACGTTGTCGCTATTGGCGTTTCGACTGGCGGACCGCCAGCTGTTCAAAAGCTCCTGTCGCGACTCCCTGCGGATTTCCCCGCGGGTATTCTCATTGCGCAGCATATGCCTGCAGCTTTTACTGGACCCTTTGCCAAGCGTCTTAACGGCGTTTGCCCACTTCCCGTCAAAGAAGCAGAGCATGGCGAACGCTTTGCTCCGGGGCACGTGTATGTCGCACAGGGCGGAAAGCACCTGAGAATTGTCCAAAAAGTGAGCAGAATCGATATTGAAGTTTCGGAACGACCAAGCTCAGCGCTCTATAAACCTTCCGCAAACGAGTTGATGACTTCGGTTGCAGAAGGCGTGGGACGTCGCGCCCTTGGCGTTATCCTGACGGGGATGGGTAACGACGGCCGTGATGGAATTCGAGTCGTTAAGCAGCGGGGTGGGCGAGTCCTGGCCCAAAATGATTCTTCGTGCGTTGTGTATGGAATGCCAAAGGCTGTTGTTGATGCCGGGCTTGCTGACGAGATTGTAGATATTGAAGATATGGCAGACGCAATCGTAGAGAATATCTACAGGTAA
- a CDS encoding response regulator: MSKHILIVDDSKTVRNLVAFIMKKEGFLVTTAEDGLDGLEKLYSCAHVDLIISDVNMPRMDGFTFIKTVREQETYRDVPIVVLSTEGQEQDIRTGMNLGANLYMVKPAQPESMVKNVKMLLGA, encoded by the coding sequence ATGTCTAAACATATTCTGATAGTGGACGATTCTAAAACTGTAAGGAATCTCGTCGCCTTTATTATGAAAAAGGAAGGATTCCTTGTTACGACCGCTGAGGACGGGCTTGATGGGCTGGAAAAGCTCTATTCCTGTGCTCATGTCGATTTGATTATTTCCGATGTGAATATGCCGCGAATGGATGGCTTTACGTTCATCAAGACCGTTCGCGAGCAGGAGACATATCGAGATGTTCCAATTGTCGTGCTTTCGACAGAGGGGCAGGAGCAGGACATTCGTACGGGCATGAACCTTGGTGCCAATCTGTACATGGTGAAGCCCGCGCAGCCTGAATCTATGGTGAAGAATGTCAAAATGCTTCTTGGAGCATAG
- the ybgF gene encoding tol-pal system protein YbgF, giving the protein MAVRLRYTFLSGCLCLVLCGCQGMTYSVRDGWRLESVEEKTVQLQEDQLQQRDRLDALEKRLAVLEASQLADSRVQKGKAAPRLAASSQMKTPPPERKSLRPQKKKTRTPYVCPLRKHPRRKPAPAKVAAAPSKKAPASRQAPCVPPAHNVQPQKVSKAVVHKQSSQAHPVKKVSRVNVQATKAKDLYDRGLRAVLEDRPAKGRELLNHFIKKYPRHELQPNARYWIGESFYSEKRFPESILAFKAVTRGYPKHEKSAAALLKTGYAYEKLGDARNAAFYLKIVVQDYPNTEPARLARRRLALRNW; this is encoded by the coding sequence ATGGCTGTTCGTTTACGGTATACTTTTCTGAGCGGGTGTCTGTGTCTTGTTCTCTGTGGCTGTCAGGGAATGACGTATTCCGTACGTGATGGCTGGCGTTTGGAAAGTGTCGAGGAAAAGACCGTGCAGTTGCAGGAAGACCAGTTGCAGCAGCGCGACCGCCTTGATGCCCTGGAAAAACGTCTGGCAGTGCTCGAAGCGTCTCAACTCGCTGATTCGCGCGTTCAAAAGGGAAAGGCTGCACCACGTCTGGCCGCTTCTTCTCAGATGAAGACCCCGCCGCCAGAGCGGAAAAGCCTTCGTCCGCAAAAAAAGAAAACACGCACTCCGTACGTTTGCCCCTTGCGGAAACATCCTCGCAGAAAACCTGCTCCCGCAAAGGTCGCAGCGGCTCCCAGTAAAAAAGCTCCTGCCTCGCGTCAGGCTCCATGTGTCCCCCCGGCGCACAATGTTCAGCCTCAAAAGGTTTCCAAAGCTGTCGTCCACAAACAGTCTTCGCAGGCTCACCCGGTTAAGAAAGTTTCGCGTGTGAACGTGCAGGCGACCAAAGCCAAGGACCTCTATGACAGAGGGCTTCGCGCTGTGCTGGAAGACAGGCCCGCCAAGGGACGAGAGCTTTTGAATCATTTCATAAAAAAATATCCTCGCCACGAGTTGCAGCCGAATGCCCGTTACTGGATTGGGGAAAGTTTTTATTCTGAAAAACGTTTCCCAGAGTCCATACTCGCCTTTAAGGCTGTAACCAGAGGCTATCCCAAGCACGAAAAATCTGCTGCGGCCCTGCTCAAGACGGGCTATGCCTATGAAAAGCTTGGAGATGCACGAAACGCTGCGTTTTATCTCAAAATTGTTGTGCAGGACTACCCGAACACTGAGCCAGCTCGACTTGCCCGGCGTCGCCTTGCGCTTCGGAACTGGTAG
- the purT gene encoding formate-dependent phosphoribosylglycinamide formyltransferase, with translation MALLGTAKTASAKKMMLLGGGELGKEVVIEAQRLGVEVIVVDRYEDTPAMQVAHRSYTMSMLDGEALRKVITEEKPDYIVPEIEAIATSTLVELEKEGFNIVPTANATKLTMDREGVRRLAAEEVGLTTSKYCFADTEEEYRAAVVEIGIPCVIKPVMSSSGKGQSIVKSEADIQKAWEYSQSGGRTGEGRIIIEKFVPFDYEITLLTVRHIDGTSFCAPIGHRQENGDYRESWQPQPMSEKALAKAQEYARKITDALGGRGIFGVELFVKDDDIIFSEVSPRPHDTGLVTLISQDLSEFALHVRAILGLPIPGIRQYGAAASSVILSNGTSDKPAFDGVDLALREADTKVLIFGKGECAGVRRLGVALALADDIQDAVEKAKKTSAAIKVMY, from the coding sequence ATGGCACTATTAGGAACAGCCAAAACTGCATCAGCAAAAAAAATGATGCTTCTTGGTGGCGGAGAACTTGGTAAGGAAGTTGTGATTGAAGCGCAGCGTCTTGGCGTTGAGGTTATTGTAGTTGATCGCTACGAAGACACCCCGGCCATGCAGGTTGCACACCGTTCCTATACCATGTCCATGTTAGATGGTGAGGCACTTCGAAAGGTTATTACAGAAGAAAAGCCGGACTATATTGTCCCCGAGATCGAGGCGATTGCGACGTCTACTTTGGTCGAGCTTGAAAAAGAGGGATTCAATATTGTCCCTACGGCCAATGCGACAAAGTTGACAATGGATCGTGAAGGTGTCCGACGGCTTGCTGCTGAGGAAGTGGGCCTAACCACATCAAAATACTGTTTCGCCGACACAGAAGAAGAGTACCGAGCCGCAGTGGTCGAAATTGGTATTCCCTGTGTAATCAAACCTGTCATGAGCTCTTCCGGAAAAGGGCAATCTATTGTGAAGAGTGAGGCTGATATCCAAAAGGCCTGGGAATATTCTCAGTCCGGAGGCCGCACTGGTGAAGGGCGTATCATTATCGAAAAATTTGTGCCTTTTGATTATGAAATTACCCTGCTGACAGTACGTCACATTGATGGAACAAGCTTTTGTGCGCCGATTGGCCACCGGCAGGAAAATGGGGATTACCGCGAGTCCTGGCAGCCGCAACCCATGAGCGAAAAGGCCCTCGCAAAAGCACAGGAGTATGCGCGCAAGATCACAGACGCCCTCGGTGGGCGTGGCATTTTCGGCGTTGAACTTTTTGTGAAAGATGATGACATTATTTTTAGCGAAGTGTCCCCTCGCCCTCACGACACGGGACTCGTGACTCTCATCTCTCAGGATTTAAGTGAATTTGCCTTGCATGTGCGCGCTATTTTGGGCTTGCCCATTCCAGGTATTCGCCAGTACGGAGCCGCCGCATCAAGTGTTATCTTGTCCAATGGCACATCAGACAAGCCAGCCTTTGATGGCGTTGACCTTGCGCTCCGCGAGGCAGATACAAAGGTTTTGATTTTCGGAAAAGGCGAATGCGCGGGAGTGCGCCGTCTTGGTGTCGCTCTGGCCCTTGCTGACGATATTCAGGATGCTGTAGAAAAAGCAAAGAAGACGTCTGCTGCCATAAAAGTTATGTATTAA
- a CDS encoding chemotaxis protein CheW has protein sequence MKSPEEYFIDRDFPVEPQTETLSDSEKAFVEKFLGVSAENGQGDLVLPRPVQAESVTSFAAQPQEQEHSAGAEKSAGVPTAPEKCDENLEQAAPAETVDADDFEEKLKEENSLQLVAFTLNGQEYTVPIEAVQEVIKYVTPTKLPSAPAYVAGIVNLRGHVTPLITTGSLLGGGEDGDGCRFIMVCRRKGLQLGLLIETVKTMYRVEQNRIDWHVESHLGSDAEYVMGLLKADDQRLVGILSVDRIVQHVLMA, from the coding sequence ATGAAATCTCCTGAAGAATATTTCATCGATCGAGATTTTCCTGTTGAGCCACAAACGGAAACGCTTTCTGACTCAGAAAAGGCGTTTGTGGAAAAGTTTCTTGGAGTGTCTGCGGAAAATGGACAGGGCGACCTTGTTCTGCCGCGACCTGTGCAGGCTGAGTCGGTGACGAGTTTTGCCGCACAGCCCCAGGAGCAGGAACATAGTGCAGGAGCAGAGAAGAGTGCTGGAGTGCCTACCGCACCAGAAAAATGTGATGAAAATCTGGAGCAGGCGGCCCCGGCAGAAACTGTGGATGCTGATGATTTTGAAGAAAAGCTGAAAGAGGAAAACTCGCTTCAGCTTGTGGCCTTCACGCTCAATGGTCAGGAATACACCGTTCCTATTGAGGCTGTTCAGGAGGTCATTAAATACGTGACACCAACCAAACTGCCGTCTGCCCCGGCTTACGTCGCAGGCATTGTGAACCTTCGGGGCCATGTGACGCCGCTTATTACAACGGGGTCGCTTTTGGGCGGAGGTGAAGATGGTGATGGGTGTCGATTTATTATGGTATGTCGCCGAAAAGGATTGCAACTTGGTTTGCTTATCGAAACGGTGAAGACGATGTATCGAGTCGAGCAGAACCGAATAGACTGGCACGTGGAGAGCCACCTAGGAAGTGATGCCGAGTACGTGATGGGGCTGCTGAAAGCTGATGACCAGCGTCTTGTCGGGATATTATCTGTAGACCGCATAGTTCAGCATGTTCTCATGGCATAG
- a CDS encoding HEAT repeat domain-containing protein, with the protein METCVEITDVLQNGSPEEMREAAFLAGEQGCRDAIPLLANLLLTDNLGLQDAADMALRHLGGEETAKAVIPMLRSESAPVRNLSMDILREISAQAMAPLLALQHDADPDVRIFLADILGSSASPDAVLPLGQMLLKDPAVNVRNQAAISLGELGMTDGARFLNKALQDEEWVQFAVVEALAKVRDEESVGALAKALSTCSVLVASMIVDALGEMGNIKAVPLLLRNMDGAPEALRNKIVKAVIQILGPQSLTLLTEKEQADFLQYLFEALQDSDTSIQDAAIQGLGVTGGEKASEEVLNLAVAMDPEHDQERLEAAISALASIGMTNTLVQGLHSSDTHQVMIIVDVLNRIGGDEVCTLLTDVFWQVERDVQRFIIHVLGECGAPVKDFFYDVLNRHNDGGVLKGALHYFGEMVKESEAGAVVFGFLEHPFPDVRDVALEACVAIGGAEMSKRFVVLAKSPEAEHRAKAVYALGRLDCVGNLEEIKIALEDESPDVRKAAIEAFSNLKNGLSAWLPVIISRLNDEDQSVRLAVVDLLAEVQQSDVIPIIVSALDDEDDWVRVRAIDALGRHQAIDATPRLVECIDSDSRLVQIKAIEVLGEIGGPVAFSTLLELIAVDDYEIAGTAERSLEKIQEDQAGEGA; encoded by the coding sequence ATGGAAACATGCGTTGAAATTACAGACGTGCTTCAAAACGGAAGCCCCGAAGAAATGCGAGAGGCTGCATTTCTTGCTGGAGAGCAAGGCTGCCGTGACGCTATCCCTCTTCTGGCGAACCTTTTGCTCACAGATAATCTCGGATTGCAGGACGCGGCTGACATGGCTTTGCGACATCTTGGAGGAGAAGAGACCGCAAAGGCTGTTATCCCTATGCTGCGTTCAGAAAGTGCACCTGTTCGTAACCTCTCTATGGATATACTCCGGGAAATTAGCGCACAGGCAATGGCTCCACTGCTTGCGCTTCAGCATGACGCTGACCCGGATGTCAGAATTTTTCTTGCGGACATTCTCGGCTCCAGTGCGAGCCCTGATGCTGTTCTTCCGCTTGGTCAGATGTTGCTCAAAGATCCCGCTGTCAACGTGAGAAATCAGGCCGCCATTAGCCTTGGCGAGCTTGGAATGACAGATGGCGCCCGCTTTTTGAACAAAGCCTTGCAGGATGAAGAATGGGTTCAGTTTGCCGTTGTGGAAGCGCTGGCCAAAGTTCGGGATGAGGAATCCGTTGGGGCTTTGGCAAAAGCCTTGAGTACCTGCTCCGTGCTGGTCGCATCCATGATTGTGGATGCCCTTGGTGAGATGGGAAATATTAAGGCTGTTCCGCTTTTGCTCCGGAACATGGACGGTGCCCCAGAGGCTCTGCGAAACAAGATCGTGAAGGCTGTCATTCAGATTCTTGGGCCGCAGTCATTAACCTTGCTTACAGAAAAAGAGCAGGCAGATTTTTTACAGTATCTTTTTGAGGCCTTGCAGGACAGCGACACGAGTATTCAGGACGCTGCCATTCAGGGGCTTGGTGTGACTGGAGGGGAAAAAGCCTCGGAAGAAGTTTTGAACCTCGCCGTTGCAATGGACCCTGAGCACGATCAGGAGCGTCTTGAAGCTGCTATCTCGGCCCTTGCCTCAATTGGTATGACAAACACCCTTGTGCAGGGACTCCACAGTTCTGACACGCATCAGGTCATGATTATCGTGGACGTTTTGAACCGCATCGGAGGCGATGAGGTTTGTACGTTGCTGACGGATGTCTTTTGGCAGGTCGAACGCGATGTGCAGCGTTTCATTATTCATGTGCTTGGGGAATGCGGCGCACCAGTCAAAGATTTTTTCTATGATGTGCTGAATCGGCACAATGACGGCGGAGTGCTCAAAGGCGCCCTTCATTACTTTGGCGAAATGGTCAAGGAATCCGAAGCCGGAGCCGTTGTCTTTGGCTTTTTGGAGCACCCATTCCCAGATGTTCGCGATGTCGCCCTCGAAGCCTGTGTCGCCATTGGTGGCGCGGAAATGAGCAAGCGTTTTGTCGTCCTCGCAAAAAGCCCGGAGGCAGAGCATCGGGCCAAGGCTGTGTACGCGCTTGGGCGTTTGGACTGCGTTGGCAACCTTGAAGAAATCAAGATCGCCCTTGAAGATGAATCGCCAGATGTACGCAAAGCCGCGATTGAGGCCTTTTCGAATTTGAAAAATGGTCTCAGTGCCTGGCTGCCAGTTATTATTTCTCGGCTCAATGACGAGGATCAGTCTGTGCGCCTTGCCGTTGTCGATTTGCTTGCGGAAGTGCAGCAGTCAGACGTGATTCCAATCATTGTGAGCGCCCTTGATGATGAAGATGACTGGGTTCGGGTTCGAGCCATTGACGCCCTTGGGCGACATCAGGCCATTGATGCAACCCCACGGCTTGTGGAGTGCATCGACTCTGACTCCCGGCTCGTCCAGATCAAAGCTATCGAGGTTCTGGGAGAAATCGGCGGGCCTGTCGCCTTCTCGACGCTTCTCGAACTTATCGCCGTGGATGATTATGAAATTGCTGGAACCGCGGAGCGATCTCTCGAAAAAATTCAGGAAGATCAGGCAGGGGAGGGGGCATAA